The Neodiprion virginianus isolate iyNeoVirg1 chromosome 5, iyNeoVirg1.1, whole genome shotgun sequence genome contains a region encoding:
- the LOC124304886 gene encoding probable multidrug resistance-associated protein lethal(2)03659 isoform X5 has protein sequence MGRDHWYSCGFHRCSSTMLQTALKTDERVQLMDEIVSGVQVIKMYAWEKPFCALIELARKLELRVVTKTSYLRGIYMSFNLFTTRMALWGTMIAMVLFDQELTADTIFVISAYFNILAQTMSSMFVRGVAETAECMVAVRRLQYFLMYDEFQKVIGHTKYSSENNISRGSMQSVNQAPKSDLPYIDDELTDKSAVPDDYSREKANGVAILASDLLKDTVDLVNEKSKSVMDNKIALNKEQWAIKLTNVTAKWEPYSPENTLDSVNLQFDKGKLYAVIGMVGAGKSSLLSVLLGELPLSETKEFSDVIVKGSLSYAGQDAWVFGATVRQNIIFGQPYERQRYHRVTKACALLSDFEQFSQGDLTIVGDRGSSLSGGQRARINLARAVYRQADIYLLDDPLSAVDAHVGKHLFEECIQRYLAGKTRILVTHQLQYLQGVDAIILLNQGRAEIFSNYHELLASYPDYEALVGTMGEGDGSASERGLPSEKGMRRQYSSTSHRSQTPDASGSIDTDMEDEEEDSKGLDTVEGTSRGTIQGSVFLKYFQAGGSLFIAFIVAVLFIATQVAASLNDMFVSYWVDKEESRRMISLSSHEGLDINDTGEGTNTTNLLQLSRDTQILLSTETYMYIYTGILVALFVAAIGRSMLFYKLCMWSSQSLHDRMFGSLIRTSMRFFDTNPSGRILNRFSKDMGAIDELLPKALLDAGQVIMLMIGSLIVASTVNYLFLIPVVIMGAIFAWIRKIYLRTSKNVKRLEGITRSPVFTHLNATLNGLSTIRAYGAQDILKYEFDKHQDLHTSSWYMFITTSTAFGFSLDFFCLIFITLVTFSFILIKGNFSGSQVGLAITQAMALTGVIQWGMRQSAEVANQLMSVERVIEYTQLAPEPNLRDKGITKKRKAKSMSQQPPPPPQDWPSYGCIRLIDVYMRYVEDEAPVLKGLNLVIRPGEKVGIVGRTGAGKSSLISALFRLAKIEGSMQIDDIDTGSICLEDLRARISIIPQDPVLFSGTLRRNLDPFEEFPDRLLWEALDEVELKDAITTGANGLDSRVLKGGSNYSVGQRQLVCLARAILRNNRILMLDEATANVDPHTDALIQRTIRTKFASCTVLTVAHRLNTIMDSDKVLLMDRGRMAEYDHPYLLLQNEYGHFSSMVKETGRAMYEQLAKIAEQSYKAK, from the exons ATGGGCAGGGATCATTGGTATAGCTGCGGTTTTCATCGTTGTTCCTCTACAAT GCTTCAAACAGCGCTGAAAACGGACGAAAGAGTTCAGCTGATGGATGAGATCGTATCTGGGGTTCAGGTGATAAAAATGTATGCCTGGGAAAAGCCGTTTTGCGCATTAATAGAATTGGCCAGAAAGCTTGAATTGCGAGTTGTCACCAAAACTTCATATCTTCGTGGAATCTACATGTCGTTCAATCTTTTCACCACGAGAATGGCATTGTGGGGCACCATGATTGCAATGGTCCTTTTTGACCAAGAGCTAACCGCAGACacaattttcgttatttccGCTTATTTCAACATCTTGGCCCAGACAATGTCCAGCATGTTTGTCCGAGGTGTCGCTGAGACAGCCGAATGTATGGTAGCCGTGCGACGACTTCAGTACTTCCTCATGTATGACGAGTTTCAAAAAGTTATCGGGCACACCAAATATTcttctgaaaataatatcaGCCGTGGATCTATGCAGAGCGTTAATCAGGCTCCAAAATCCGATCTTCCGTACATTGATGATGAATTGACGGATAAAAGTGCAGTTCCTGACGATTATTCTAGAGAAAAAGCAAACGGAGTGGCAATACTTGCCAGCGACCTGCTGAAGGATACCGTCGATCTTGTCAATG AAAAATCTAAAAGCGTGATGGACAACAAGATAGCATTGAACAAGGAGCAGTGGGCAATAAAGTTGACCAACGTTACCGCAAAGTGGGAACCCTATAGTCCTGAGAACACGTTGGACAGCGTCAACCTGCAGTTTGACAAAGGGAAACTGTACGCTGTGATCGGAATGGTGGGAGCTGGGAAAAGTTCGCTACTATCAGTGTTACTGGGTGAGTTACCTCTCTCAGAGACCAAGGAGTTCAGTGACGTCATAGTGAAAGGTAGCCTGAGCTACGCAGGGCAAGATGCCTGGGTATTTGGTGCTACCGTTCGCCAAAATATCATCTTTGGTCAGCCGTACGAACGTCAGCGTTATCACAGAGTGACAAAGGCCTGCGCCCTTCTCAGCGATTTCGAACAGTTTTCTCAGGGTGATTTAACCATCGTCGGAGACCGTGGTAGTTCTCTTTCGGGTGGGCAACGCGCAAGAATCAACTTGGCCAGAGCAGTCTACAGGCAGGCTGATATTTACCTCCTCGACGATCCACTGAGCGCG GTAGACGCGCACGTGGGTAAGCATCTTTTCGAGGAGTGTATTCAACGCTACCTCGCAGGTAAGACAAGGATACTTGTAACGCACCAGCTGCAGTACTTACAGGGGGTTGATGCTATCATCTTGTTGAATCAGGGAAGagcagaaatattttctaactATCACGAATTATTGGCATCATATCCCGACTACGAAGCACTTGTCGGTACCATGGGTGAGGGGGATGGATCTGCCAGCGAACGAGGCTTACCGAGTGAAAAGGGTATGCGTCGTCAGTATTCTAGCACGAGTCATCGA AGTCAAACACCCGATGCCAGCGGCAGCATTGACACAGATATGGAAGATGAGGAGGAAGACAGCAAAGGCCTAGATACAGTAGAGGGGACCTCTCGTGGCACCATTCAAGGCTccgtttttctcaaatactTTCAAGCTGGCGGTAGTTTGTTCATCGCCTTCATTGTCGCGGTGCTGTTTATCGCCACTCAAGTTGCAGCCAGTCTTAATGACATGTTCGTTTCCTACTG GGTCGATAAGGAAGAATCTCGTAGAATGATTTCACTCTCTTCTCATGAAGGCCTCGACATAAACGATACCGGCGAAGGAACAAACACTACGAATTTACTTCAGCTGTCTAGAGACACGCAGATCTTGTTATCGACGGAaacgtatatgtacatatatacggGGATATTGGTCGCCTTGTTTGTGGCCGCAATCGGCAGGTCTATGCTTTTCTACAAGTTGTGCATGTGGAGCAGTCAATCTCTCCATGATCGAATGTTTGGGAGCTTGATAAGAACGAGTATGCGGTTCTTTGACACAAATCCCAGTGGCCGGATCCTGAATCGCTTCTCGAAGGATATGGGAGCTATAGACGAGTTACTGCCCAAAGCACTTCTGGATGCTGGTCAGGTCATAATGTTGATGATTGGTTCGCTGATTGTTGCTTCTACCGTTAACTACTTGTTCCTTATTCCGGTGGTTATCATGGGTGCTATTTTCGCCTGGATACGCAAGATCTACTTAAGAACCAGTAAAAACGTGAAACGACTGGAAGGAATCA CACGATCCCCAGTATTCACTCATCTGAATGCAACCCTTAATGGCCTAAGTACAATCAGGGCTTACGGGGCGCAGGACATACTTAAATACGAGTTTGACAAACATCAAGATCTGCACACCTCATCGTGGTATATGTTCATCACAACCAGCACGGCTTTCGGCTTCTCACTCGATTTCTTCTGCCTGATTTTCATAACTCTGGTTACATTCAGCTTCATACTTATCAAAGGCA ATTTTTCGGGGAGTCAGGTCGGTTTGGCGATAACACAGGCAATGGCGCTAACCGGAGTCATTCAGTGGGGAATGCGTCAGAGTGCAGAAGTGGCCAATCAGCTGATGTCCGTTGAGAGGGTAATTGAATACACTCAGCTGGCACCAGAGCCCAATCTGAGGGACAAGGGTATCACCAAAAAACGTAAAGCGAAATCAATGTCCCAGCAGCCACCCCCACCACCCCAGGATTGGCCGAGTTACGGTTGCATTCGACTCATCGATGTATATATGCGATACGTTGAGGACGAGGCCCCAGTGCTCAAAGGATTGAATCTCGTTATTCGCCCTGGTGAAAAG GTCGGTATAGTCGGGCGAACTGGAGCGGGCAAGTCCTCGTTGATTTCAGCATTATTCCGCTTGGCAAAGATCGAAGGATCCATGCAAATTGACGACATAGACACAGGGTCCATCTGCCTAGAGGATTTGCGTGCACGGATATCCATCATTCCTCAGGATCCAGTTTTGTTTTCAGGAACACTGCGGCGGAATCTTGATCCATTTGAAGAGTTTCCGGATCGACTATTGTGGGAGGCTTTAGACGAG GTGGAGCTCAAGGATGCTATAACGACTGGTGCTAACGGACTTGACTCCCGGGTTTTGAAGGGAGGCAGCAACTACAGCGTCGGTCAGCGGCAACTGGTCTGCCTGGCTAGGGCAATACTGCGGAACAATCGAATACTTATGCTAGACGAGGCCACTGCCAATGTCGATCCTCACACCGACGCCCTCATCCAGCGTACCATAAGAACCAAGTTCGCGTCTTGCACGGTACTCACTGTCGCTCATCGCTTAAACACCATCATGGATAGCGACAAGGTCCTTCTAATGGACCGTGGCCGAATGGCG gAATACGACCACCCATACTTACTTCTGCAGAACGAATATGGACACTTCAGCTCCATGGTGAAAGAAACCGGTCGCGCGATGTACGAGCAACTAGCCAAGATTGCCGAACAGTCTTATAAAGCTAAGTAA